One stretch of Pseudomonas azotoformans DNA includes these proteins:
- the trkA gene encoding Trk system potassium transporter TrkA, giving the protein MKIIILGAGQVGGTLAEHLASEANDITVVDTDAERLRNLGDRLDIRTVQGRASFPTVLRQAGADDADMLVAVTNSDETNMVACQVAHTLFHTPTKIARVREAAYLTRAGLFDNDAIPVDVLISPEQVVTHYIKRLIEIPGALQVIDFAGGKAQLVAVKAYYGGPLVGQQLRQLREHMPNVETRVAAIFRRDRPILPQGDTVIEADDEVFFIAAKANIRAVMSEMRRLDETYKRIVIAGGGQIGERLAEAIESRYQVKIIEMSPARCRHLSDTLDSTVVLQGSASDRDLLMEENIADADIFLALTNDDEANIMSSLLAKRLGAKKVMTIINNPAYVDLIQGGDIDIAISPQLATIGTLLAHVRRGDIVSVHSLRRGAAEAIEAIAHGDSKSSKVIGKAIRDIGLPPGTTIGAIIRDEEVIIAHDDTMIATGDHVILFLVDKKHIRDVEKLFHVGLSFF; this is encoded by the coding sequence ATGAAAATCATCATCCTTGGGGCAGGGCAGGTTGGCGGTACGTTGGCCGAACATTTGGCCAGCGAAGCCAACGACATCACCGTGGTCGACACCGATGCCGAGCGCCTGCGCAACCTTGGCGACCGCCTCGATATCCGCACCGTACAAGGCCGCGCATCGTTCCCGACGGTGCTGCGCCAGGCCGGCGCGGATGACGCCGACATGCTGGTCGCCGTGACCAACAGCGACGAAACCAACATGGTCGCCTGCCAGGTCGCCCACACCCTGTTCCACACCCCGACCAAGATCGCCCGCGTACGCGAAGCGGCCTACCTGACCCGCGCCGGGCTGTTCGACAACGATGCGATTCCGGTGGACGTGCTGATCAGCCCGGAACAGGTGGTGACCCACTACATCAAGCGCCTGATCGAGATTCCGGGCGCCTTGCAGGTCATCGACTTCGCCGGCGGCAAGGCGCAACTGGTTGCAGTGAAGGCCTACTACGGCGGCCCGCTGGTGGGCCAGCAACTGCGTCAGCTGCGTGAGCACATGCCGAATGTGGAAACCCGCGTAGCCGCGATTTTCCGCCGTGACCGCCCGATCCTGCCCCAGGGCGATACGGTGATCGAGGCTGACGACGAAGTATTTTTCATCGCCGCCAAGGCGAATATTCGCGCGGTCATGAGTGAGATGCGCCGTCTCGATGAGACCTACAAGCGCATCGTCATCGCCGGCGGCGGGCAAATCGGCGAGCGTTTGGCCGAAGCCATCGAAAGCCGCTACCAGGTGAAGATCATCGAGATGAGCCCGGCACGTTGCCGGCATTTGTCCGACACCCTGGACAGCACCGTCGTACTGCAAGGCAGCGCCTCGGACCGCGACCTGCTGATGGAAGAAAACATCGCCGACGCCGATATCTTCCTGGCGCTGACCAACGATGACGAAGCCAACATCATGTCTTCGTTGCTGGCCAAGCGGCTGGGGGCGAAGAAGGTGATGACCATCATCAACAATCCGGCCTACGTGGACCTGATCCAGGGCGGCGACATCGACATCGCTATCAGCCCGCAATTGGCGACCATCGGCACCTTGCTCGCCCACGTGCGCCGTGGCGATATCGTCAGCGTGCACTCCCTGCGCCGGGGCGCGGCGGAAGCCATCGAGGCGATTGCCCACGGTGACTCGAAGTCGAGCAAGGTGATCGGCAAGGCCATCCGCGATATCGGCTTGCCGCCGGGCACCACCATTGGCGCCATCATCCGTGACGAAGAGGTGATCATTGCCCACGACGATACGATGATCGCCACGGGTGACCATGTGATTCTGTTCCTGGTGGACAAGAAACATATTCGCGATGTGGAGAAGTTGTTCCACGTGGGGTTGAGTTTTTTCTGA
- the gmhB gene encoding D-glycero-beta-D-manno-heptose 1,7-bisphosphate 7-phosphatase, translating into MVKLLILDRDGVINYDSDAYIKSVAEWIPLPGSIEAIAQLSKAGWTVAIATNQSGIARGYYDIATLDAMHARLRALVAEKGGEVGLVVYCPHGPDEGCDCRKPKPGMLKTIAEHYKVPLAGLWFVGDSLGDLEAAKAVDSQPVLVKTGKGEKTQAKNLPVGTLIFDDLAAVAAELINN; encoded by the coding sequence ATGGTGAAACTGCTGATTCTCGATCGGGACGGGGTGATCAACTACGACTCCGACGCTTACATCAAGTCGGTGGCGGAATGGATTCCACTGCCCGGCTCGATCGAGGCCATCGCGCAGTTGAGCAAAGCTGGCTGGACGGTGGCCATCGCCACCAACCAGTCCGGCATCGCCCGTGGTTACTACGACATCGCCACCCTGGACGCCATGCACGCACGCCTGCGCGCACTGGTGGCCGAGAAGGGCGGTGAGGTGGGGCTGGTGGTGTACTGCCCCCACGGGCCGGATGAGGGCTGCGATTGCCGCAAACCCAAACCCGGCATGTTGAAAACCATTGCAGAACATTACAAGGTGCCCTTGGCTGGGCTATGGTTCGTCGGGGACAGCCTCGGTGACCTGGAGGCGGCCAAAGCCGTCGACTCTCAGCCAGTTTTGGTCAAGACCGGGAAAGGCGAAAAGACCCAGGCGAAAAACCTGCCGGTAGGCACCTTGATTTTTGACGATCTGGCGGCCGTTGCCGCAGAACTTATCAACAACTAG
- a CDS encoding DNA-3-methyladenine glycosylase I: protein MPRCFWCSEDPLYMAYHDQEWGTPLRDAQGLFELLLLEGFQAGLSWITVLRKREHYRKVLFGFDAQRLAQLSDAEIEALMLDPGIVRNRLKLNATRRNAAAWLALEDPVGLLWSFVGGKPKVNHFKDRSEVPAITPEAEAMSKALKKAGFTFVGPTICYAFMQASGMVMDHTQDCDRYADLVNAG from the coding sequence ATGCCACGCTGCTTTTGGTGTTCTGAAGATCCGCTGTACATGGCTTATCACGATCAGGAGTGGGGAACGCCGCTGCGCGATGCGCAGGGTTTGTTCGAGTTGCTTTTGCTCGAAGGGTTCCAGGCGGGCCTGTCCTGGATCACCGTTTTACGCAAACGCGAGCATTATCGGAAGGTCTTGTTCGGTTTTGATGCGCAGCGGTTGGCCCAATTGAGCGACGCCGAGATCGAAGCGCTGATGCTCGATCCGGGCATCGTGCGTAATCGCCTGAAACTCAATGCCACCCGACGCAATGCCGCAGCCTGGCTGGCGCTGGAGGACCCGGTGGGTTTGCTCTGGTCCTTCGTCGGCGGCAAACCCAAGGTCAATCACTTCAAGGACCGCAGCGAAGTCCCGGCGATCACGCCCGAGGCCGAAGCCATGAGCAAAGCCTTGAAAAAAGCCGGATTCACCTTCGTCGGACCGACCATTTGCTACGCCTTCATGCAGGCCTCGGGCATGGTCATGGACCACACTCAGGACTGCGACCGTTACGCGGACTTGGTCAACGCCGGTTAG
- the glyS gene encoding glycine--tRNA ligase subunit beta — MSAQDFLVELGTEELPPKALNTLADAFLAGIEKGLQTAGLKFASKKVYAAPRRLAVLLTALETQQPDRSINLDGPPRQAAFDAEGNPTQAALGFAKKCGVELSEIDQSGPKLRFSQVITGKPTASLLPTIVEDSLNDLPIPKRMRWGARKEEFVRPTQWLVMLLGDQVIDCTILAQKAGRDSRGHRFHHPEAVRITAPANYLNDLRAAYVLADANERRELISKRTEELARLQEGTAIVPPNLLDEVTALVEWPVPLVCSFEERFLDVPQEALITTMQDNQKYFCLLDVDGKLLPRFITVANIESKDPQQIIAGNEKVVRPRLTDAEFFFKQDKKQKLEDFNLRLQNVVFQEKLGSVYDKAVRVSKLAAYIAPRIGGDSAWAARAGLLSKCDLATEMVGEFPEMQGVAGYYYALNDGEPDDVALALNEQYMPRGAGAELPSTLTGAAVAIADKLDTLVGIFGIGMLPTGSKDPYALRRAALGVLRILIDKKLDLDLTQAVVFAVGQFGAKVKQAGLAEQVLEFVFDRLRARYEDEGVDVSVYLSVRALQPGSALDFDQRVQAVQAFRKLPEADALAAVNKRVSNLLSKAEGLGNADVDPGLFADAKEFSLNSAIAKAENAVKPLIAERNYAEALARLATLREPVDAFFEAVMINADDAGVRKNRYAMLARLRGLFVNIADISTLS; from the coding sequence ATGAGTGCTCAAGATTTCCTGGTTGAACTGGGCACCGAAGAGCTGCCACCCAAGGCACTGAACACCCTGGCCGATGCGTTCCTGGCCGGTATCGAAAAGGGCCTGCAAACCGCCGGCCTGAAGTTCGCCTCGAAAAAAGTCTACGCTGCGCCGCGCCGCCTGGCCGTGTTGCTGACCGCACTGGAAACCCAGCAGCCGGACCGCAGCATCAACCTCGACGGCCCACCGCGCCAGGCGGCCTTTGACGCCGAAGGCAACCCGACCCAGGCGGCCCTGGGTTTCGCCAAGAAATGTGGCGTGGAACTGAGCGAGATCGACCAGAGCGGGCCGAAACTGCGGTTCAGCCAGGTCATCACCGGCAAGCCGACCGCCAGCCTGTTGCCGACCATCGTTGAAGATTCGCTGAACGATTTGCCGATCCCGAAGCGCATGCGCTGGGGTGCACGCAAGGAAGAATTCGTACGTCCGACCCAATGGCTGGTGATGCTGCTCGGTGACCAGGTCATCGACTGCACCATCCTCGCCCAGAAGGCCGGCCGTGATTCCCGTGGCCACCGCTTCCACCATCCAGAAGCCGTGCGCATCACTGCGCCGGCCAACTACCTCAACGACCTGCGCGCAGCCTATGTGCTGGCGGATGCCAACGAGCGTCGCGAGCTGATCAGCAAGCGCACTGAGGAATTGGCCCGCTTGCAGGAAGGCACTGCCATCGTGCCGCCAAACCTGCTGGACGAAGTGACCGCGCTGGTTGAATGGCCGGTGCCGCTGGTGTGTTCGTTCGAGGAGCGTTTCCTCGACGTACCGCAGGAAGCCCTGATCACCACCATGCAGGACAACCAGAAGTACTTCTGCCTGCTGGACGTGGACGGCAAGTTGCTGCCGCGCTTCATTACCGTGGCCAACATCGAGAGCAAGGACCCGCAGCAGATCATCGCTGGTAACGAGAAAGTCGTACGCCCGCGCCTGACCGACGCCGAGTTCTTCTTCAAGCAAGACAAGAAGCAGAAGCTGGAAGACTTCAACCTGCGCCTGCAGAACGTGGTGTTCCAGGAAAAACTCGGCAGCGTGTACGACAAGGCCGTACGGGTTTCCAAGCTGGCCGCCTACATTGCACCGCGCATTGGTGGTGATTCCGCCTGGGCTGCACGTGCAGGCCTGCTGTCCAAGTGCGACCTGGCCACCGAAATGGTCGGCGAGTTCCCGGAGATGCAAGGTGTTGCCGGTTACTACTACGCCCTCAACGACGGCGAGCCGGACGACGTGGCCCTGGCCCTGAACGAGCAGTACATGCCGCGCGGTGCCGGTGCTGAACTGCCAAGCACCCTGACCGGTGCAGCGGTGGCGATCGCCGACAAGCTGGACACCCTCGTGGGTATCTTCGGTATCGGCATGCTGCCAACCGGCAGCAAAGACCCGTATGCCTTGCGCCGTGCCGCCCTGGGCGTGCTGCGCATCCTGATCGACAAGAAGCTGGATCTCGACCTGACCCAGGCCGTGGTGTTCGCCGTCGGCCAGTTCGGTGCCAAGGTCAAGCAGGCCGGCCTGGCCGAGCAAGTGCTGGAGTTCGTGTTCGACCGCCTGCGCGCGCGTTACGAAGACGAAGGCGTGGACGTGTCGGTGTACTTGTCGGTACGTGCCCTGCAGCCGGGCTCGGCGCTGGACTTCGACCAGCGCGTACAAGCCGTGCAGGCGTTCCGCAAGCTGCCGGAAGCGGATGCCCTGGCCGCCGTGAACAAGCGTGTGTCGAACCTGCTGAGCAAGGCCGAAGGCCTGGGCAACGCTGACGTCGACCCTGGCCTGTTTGCCGATGCCAAGGAGTTCTCGCTGAACTCAGCCATCGCCAAGGCCGAAAACGCAGTGAAACCGCTGATCGCTGAGCGCAACTACGCCGAAGCATTGGCGCGCCTGGCCACGTTGCGTGAGCCGGTGGACGCGTTCTTCGAAGCGGTGATGATCAATGCCGACGATGCCGGTGTGCGGAAAAACCGCTACGCCATGCTGGCGCGCTTGCGTGGCTTGTTCGTCAACATCGCTGACATTTCGACGCTGAGCTGA
- the glyQ gene encoding glycine--tRNA ligase subunit alpha: MSQPTPAVRTFQDLILALQQYWAEQGCVVLQPYDMEVGAGTFHTATFLRAIGPETWNAAYVQPSRRPTDGRYGENPNRLQHYYQFQVVLKPNPDNFQELYLGSLKHVGLDPLVHDIRFVEDNWESPTLGAWGLGWEVWLNGMEVTQFTYFQQAGGIECYPVTGEITYGLERLAMYLQGVDSVYDLVWADGPFGKVTYGDVFHQNEVEQSTYNFEHANVDKLFELFDFYESEAKRLIELDQPLPLPSYEMVLKASHTFNLLDARRAISVTARQQYILRVRTLARSVAQAYLLARAKLGFPMATPDLRDEVLAKLEAAQ, from the coding sequence GTGAGCCAGCCTACGCCAGCCGTGCGTACCTTCCAAGACTTGATCCTCGCCCTCCAGCAATACTGGGCCGAGCAAGGTTGTGTGGTACTTCAGCCCTACGATATGGAAGTAGGCGCCGGCACTTTCCACACCGCTACATTCTTGCGGGCCATCGGCCCGGAAACCTGGAACGCCGCTTATGTGCAGCCCAGTCGTCGCCCGACTGACGGCCGCTACGGCGAAAACCCGAACCGTCTGCAGCATTACTACCAGTTCCAGGTGGTACTGAAGCCGAACCCGGACAACTTCCAGGAACTGTACCTGGGCTCGCTCAAACACGTAGGCCTGGACCCATTGGTCCACGACATCCGTTTCGTCGAAGACAACTGGGAATCGCCGACCCTGGGTGCCTGGGGCCTGGGCTGGGAAGTCTGGCTCAACGGCATGGAAGTGACGCAGTTCACTTACTTCCAGCAGGCCGGTGGTATCGAGTGCTACCCGGTGACCGGCGAAATCACCTACGGTCTCGAGCGCCTGGCCATGTACCTGCAGGGCGTGGACTCGGTCTACGACCTGGTGTGGGCTGACGGCCCGTTCGGCAAGGTCACCTACGGCGACGTGTTCCACCAGAACGAAGTGGAGCAGTCCACCTACAACTTCGAACACGCCAACGTCGACAAGCTGTTCGAACTGTTCGACTTCTATGAAAGCGAAGCCAAGCGGCTGATCGAACTCGACCAGCCGCTGCCGTTGCCGAGCTATGAAATGGTGTTGAAGGCGTCCCATACCTTCAACCTGCTGGACGCGCGCCGTGCCATCTCGGTAACCGCGCGCCAGCAATACATCCTGCGTGTACGCACCCTGGCGCGTTCCGTCGCCCAAGCCTACCTGCTGGCTCGCGCCAAGCTGGGCTTCCCGATGGCCACCCCGGACCTGCGTGATGAAGTGTTGGCTAAGCTGGAGGCTGCACAATGA
- a CDS encoding lysophospholipid acyltransferase codes for MEKFKGALLVGALRLFALLPWRAVQAVGTAIGWIMWKTPNRSRDTVRINLSKCFPDMDPAARERLVGQSLMDIGKSLTESACAWIWPAQRSIDLVREVEGLEVLHEALASGKGVVGITSHLGNWEVLNHFYCSQCKPIIFYRPPKLKAVDELLRKQRVQLGNRVAASTKEGILSVIKEVRKGGQVGIPADPEPAESAGIFVPFFATQALTSKFVPNMLAGHKAVGVFLHALRLPDGSGYKVILEAAPEDMYSTDTATSCAAMSKVVERYVGAYPSQYMWSMKRFKKRPPGEERWY; via the coding sequence GTGGAAAAGTTTAAAGGCGCCTTGCTGGTAGGCGCTCTGCGGTTGTTTGCCCTGCTGCCCTGGCGCGCTGTCCAGGCGGTTGGCACGGCCATCGGCTGGATCATGTGGAAAACCCCCAACCGCTCCCGCGACACGGTGCGGATCAACCTTTCCAAGTGCTTCCCGGACATGGATCCTGCCGCCCGTGAGCGCCTGGTCGGCCAGAGCCTGATGGACATCGGCAAGTCCCTGACCGAAAGCGCCTGCGCCTGGATCTGGCCGGCCCAGCGCTCCATCGACCTGGTGCGTGAAGTCGAAGGCCTGGAAGTGCTGCACGAAGCCCTGGCCTCGGGCAAAGGCGTGGTGGGCATCACCAGCCACCTGGGCAACTGGGAAGTGCTCAACCACTTCTATTGCAGCCAGTGCAAGCCGATCATTTTCTACCGCCCGCCCAAGCTCAAGGCGGTGGATGAACTGCTGCGCAAGCAGCGCGTGCAACTGGGCAACCGCGTGGCGGCGTCGACCAAGGAAGGCATCCTCAGTGTGATCAAGGAAGTGCGCAAAGGCGGCCAGGTCGGTATCCCTGCCGACCCGGAGCCGGCCGAATCCGCCGGGATCTTCGTGCCGTTCTTCGCCACCCAGGCGCTCACCAGCAAGTTCGTGCCGAACATGCTCGCCGGCCACAAGGCGGTGGGCGTGTTCCTGCATGCACTGCGGTTGCCGGATGGCTCGGGCTACAAGGTGATTTTGGAAGCGGCGCCGGAAGACATGTACAGCACCGACACCGCCACGTCCTGCGCGGCGATGAGCAAGGTGGTGGAGCGTTACGTCGGTGCCTACCCGAGCCAGTACATGTGGAGCATGAAGCGCTTCAAGAAACGCCCGCCGGGTGAAGAGCGCTGGTACTGA
- a CDS encoding tetratricopeptide repeat protein, which translates to MLESLEKMLAKGVDNSLLRFGLGKGYLDLKDNAKAAEHLSKCVEFDPKYSAAWKLLGKALLGLEDRAAARLAWEKGIEAALAHGDKQAEKEMTVFLKKLDRQA; encoded by the coding sequence ATGCTCGAATCCCTGGAAAAAATGCTCGCCAAGGGCGTGGATAACTCACTGCTGCGCTTTGGTTTGGGCAAGGGCTATCTGGACCTGAAGGACAACGCCAAGGCGGCGGAGCATTTGAGCAAGTGCGTCGAGTTCGACCCGAAGTATTCGGCGGCGTGGAAGTTGTTGGGCAAGGCGCTGTTGGGGTTGGAAGATCGTGCAGCGGCGCGGCTGGCGTGGGAGAAGGGGATAGAAGCGGCGCTTGCTCACGGCGACAAGCAGGCAGAGAAAGAGATGACCGTGTTCCTGAAAAAACTCGACCGCCAAGCCTGA
- a CDS encoding lysophospholipid acyltransferase family protein — protein sequence MSILQAIRTFFFYLLLGTSSFLWCTLSFFIAPFLPFKARYRFINVYWCRCALWLTKVFLNIRFEIKGAENVPDQPCVILSNHQSTWETFFLSAYFSPLSQVLKRELLYVPFFGWAMAMLRPIAIDRDNPKAALKHVAKKGDELLKDNVWVLIFPEGTRVPYGTVGKFSRGGTALAVNANLPVLPIAHNAGKFWPKTGWAKREGTITVVIGEPMYAEGEGPRAIAALNDRAQAWNEAQQRAMGSLPPEPVVVDTPVI from the coding sequence ATGTCGATTTTGCAGGCCATCAGAACCTTCTTCTTTTACCTGCTGCTGGGCACCAGTTCGTTTCTCTGGTGCACCCTGAGCTTTTTTATTGCGCCCTTTTTGCCGTTCAAGGCGCGCTATCGCTTCATCAACGTTTACTGGTGCCGCTGCGCGTTGTGGCTGACCAAGGTGTTCCTGAACATCCGCTTCGAGATCAAGGGCGCGGAAAATGTCCCGGACCAGCCCTGCGTGATTCTGTCGAACCACCAGAGCACCTGGGAGACGTTCTTTCTCTCGGCGTACTTCTCGCCCCTGAGCCAGGTGCTCAAGCGTGAGCTGCTGTATGTGCCGTTCTTCGGCTGGGCCATGGCCATGTTGCGTCCGATCGCCATCGACCGCGACAACCCCAAGGCAGCGCTCAAGCACGTGGCCAAGAAGGGCGATGAACTGCTCAAGGATAACGTGTGGGTACTGATCTTCCCGGAAGGGACTCGCGTGCCCTACGGCACCGTAGGCAAGTTCTCACGCGGGGGTACGGCTTTGGCGGTCAACGCCAACCTGCCCGTGCTGCCGATTGCCCATAACGCCGGCAAGTTCTGGCCAAAGACCGGCTGGGCCAAGCGCGAAGGCACCATCACCGTGGTGATTGGCGAACCGATGTACGCAGAAGGTGAAGGCCCACGTGCCATTGCCGCGCTGAATGACCGCGCCCAGGCATGGAATGAAGCGCAGCAACGCGCCATGGGTTCACTGCCGCCAGAGCCGGTTGTAGTCGACACTCCGGTGATCTGA